CATAAGTAAAAGGTTAGCGGAGCTGCCCTATATCACTGAAGAGCAGCCTTCAACTGTTTCCTACTTGTCCACAGGATCCGTACTAAACTTGTATTTAAAGCCTAAAAAAAGCAGTCAAGTCAACCTGTTAGCAGGATTTTTACCTAACAGTGATCCTACAGCCAGTAAGAAGTTCCAGTTAACCATGGATGCCAATATTATGCTGCGCAACGCATTAGGGATAGGGGAGACGATTGGGCTGGTATGGCAAAAGCTGCAGCCACAATCTCAGCGTCTGAACCTGCTTTACGAGCACCCCTATATATTTCGGTCACCACTGGGGATGGGCTTTAGCTTTGATATGTTTCGTAAAGACAGTACGTTTTTAAACATGAATATGAAGTTAGAGGCTAAATATGGTGTCAATGAGCACCAGAGTGCGTCTTTCTTTTTCTTACGTCAGCAGAGCATTGTTAATGGTATCAATGTCCAGCAGGTTCAGCTTTACCGGCAGCTGCCGCCGGAAGCCGATGTGAGTTCCAATAACCTGGGCTCCAGCTTTACATTTAATAATACGAACTACCGTTATAACCCCCAACGAGGTAATGAGTTGCTGATCACTGCATCGGCGGGTATCAAGCGCATTAAAAAGAACAATCAAATATTGGAGATCAAAGACCCCAATGAACCTTCTTTTGATTATTCCCGGCTTTATGATACGGTAAAGCTGAAGACCTACCAGTTTAGGGTAACGGCTACTGCTGCCCATTTCTTTCCCTTGGGTAAACAAAGCGCCCTTAAGACCGCCATTAATGGAGGGGTTTTTAATAGTGGTAATATATTTCGAAATGAGCTGTTCCAGATAGGGGGGTACCGGCTATTGCGTGGGTTTGATGAAGAAAGCCAGTATGTGTCGCAATATGCAGTGGGCACACTAGAGTACCGTTACCTGATTGGGCAAAACTCTAATTTTTTTGCTTTTGTGGATGGGGGATGGGGGCAACCCGGGCCTAATATGGGCAAGGGGCATACCTATGTAGGTACTGGGCTGGGCCTTTCCTTTGAAACCAAGGCAGGGCTATTTAACCTTGCATGGGCGCTGGGGAAGCGTGATGATACTGAGCTTAACTTACGCCAGTCTAAGATTCATTTTGGGTTTGTCAACTATTTTTAGGGGGAAAGCATTTGTCTAACAGTTGTGCTCAATACATTTGCCTATAAACACTACCGGATTGCGTTTTTATCTTTTTATACTAAGTTTTTCGTTGAGTTTAGGGGCCTGGGGACAAGCTGATTCCTTAAAGCGCACTGATAGTATAGTGGCTGCAAAGGATACATTGGTACGGCAGGATACTGTAAAAGCTGATACCACTACCATACAGCCGGTAGCTGTTGAGCCTCCTTATATTCGATTTGATACTGTTCTGTACAAGAAGCACCCTTATTTCCAGATTGAAAACCCAATCCGGTTTATTGCCCCAAAACATGAATGGCATGGAAAAGATGCTCTATTTTATGCCTGTATAGGCTTGTTGCTCTTTTTTGCCTTTGTACGCAATGCCTTTCAGCGATACCTGCAGGATCTATTTCGTCTGTTTTTCAGAACTACGCTTAAGCAGCGGCAGGTAAAAGAACAGCTTATGGCTTCCCCCTTGCCTTCGCTGCTACTGAATATCCTTTTTATATTAAGCGGTGGGTTATTTATTACCATTTTGCTGCAGTATTATGGATTGGGTAAGGATTACAATTTTTGGCAATTATTATTATACGCAGCAGCTGGATTAGGAGTAATTTACCTGGTTAAGTTTATTACACTTAAGCTGTGCGGTTGGCTTTTTCGCCTGAAAGACGCTACAGATTCTTACACATTTATTGTTTTTACCACCAATAAGGTGTTGGGGATAGTGTGGTTACCATTTATAATTATAATGGTCTTTACCAGTGGTTTAACTCAGCATTTATTTATTACTGCTGCCCTAATAATTACTGGTGGCGCATTTTTGTACCGTTTCTTTTTGTCCTATGCTACCATCCATAAGGGGGTTAAGATAAATGCCTTTCACTTTATACTTTACCTCTGCGCCTTTGAAATTGTACCGTTATTATTGATTAACAAACTGTTGTTTACGTATCTTTCCTGATTTTTGTACTTTTGCGTTAACTTTAGCCCGACCACATATGGTAAAAAACGAGGTTTCTAAGCCTACTAGTGCATCTACAAAGGCCAGAAAGAAGATATTAATTACACAGCCCCGGCCCGAAAGCGACAAATCGCCCTATTTCGACCTGACTAGGAAATACAATGTTGATCTTCATTTTCAGCCTTTTATAAAGCTGGAACCCATTTCCGCTAAGGATTTCCGTAAGCAAAAGATTGATATTGCTGCGCATACTGGTGTGATTCTAACAAGCCGTAATGCTATTGACCATTTCTTCCGTATGTGTGAAGAAATGAGAATAACGGTATCGCAAGACACCAAATACTTCTGCATTACAGAAGCCGTGGCTTTGTACCTGCAAAAATTCATTTTGTATCGCAAGCGTAAGGTTTTTTATGGTGCTGATGGCAGTAATAAGAGTTTATTTGACGCCATTAACAAGCATAAGAACAATGAAAAGCTGTTGTATGTATGTTCTGAAAACCAGCAGGATAGTGAAATAACCGGCTGGCTGAAATCAAATAACTGTGATTTTTCATTAGCTTATATGTACCGCACGGTAAGTTCTGATGTTAAAGAAATTCTTGACCAGAACTCTTATGATGTCATTTGCTTCTTTACTCCTAGTGGTGTAAAAAGCCTGTTTGATAATGTACCCAAGTTCAAACAGAATGGTACCGTAATCGGCGCATTTGGAAATAATACCTCTAAGGCTGTTGAAGAAGCTGGTTTAGAGTTGGGTATTAAAGCGCCACAACCCCAGGCACCGTCTATGGTGGCTGCCCTGGATCAGTATCTGGCTGCTCAAACCAAGAAGAAGTAACATTCCTTATATAACTGTATAATGAAGCACCCTGATCCAGGGTGCTTTTTCGTTTACAACATCACGTGAATTTATTTAGATAGGATACCTCTGCCGCACCAAATGCGTTTACGGGCAACGGAAAGGTATAATTGAAAAGGATTTGTGTCTTGCTAAGCTATGTCCTTTTATAACGGTGAGTAGTAAAAGTAAATCCTGGACCAATAGCATAGTCGTCAGCTTTTTATCAGCTGCTTTATTTAATCTCGATAAGAAGGAGGGGACAGCCCAAACCAAGGGCATAAAATGTATTAAGTGTTGCTCCTACACATCAAATCTTGCACGTTACAAATCTGAAAACATGAAACAGGGCTGCTTTTTTTAAAGTTGCTCAATATTGACAATAGACTTGGCTTGGACGTTATTATTAGATATAAAAAGGGTATGTTTATGCATTAATAACCAACTGACAGGCAATTAAATAGAAATAATTTGTTAAATATGCAATAAAAAAAATACGGTTCCGTTTAATTCTATAAGTCAACATAGGCTATTGCAAATGAAAAAAATATATACTAACCTTGTGTATCTGTTAATTCGTAAATCATATATTTGCCCAATACCCCTGTATATGAAAATGAAAAACCAATACTTCACCCTATTTGCCCTGGCCTCTATTTCACTGGCTGGTTGCGGCATTATTGGAAAGAAGGACAAAGGTGGTAGCCTGCCAAATGATGGTCAGCTCCACGGCATTTCTCCTGGTAGCAAGTACGTTCTACCTAAACCTCCTGGTATGGTTTACATACCTCAAGGGACTTTCCACATGGGCCCTAGCGATGAGGATCCTTCTTATGCTTTCAGCGCCCGCAACCGTTCTGTATCCATTAGCGGATTCTGGATGGACGCCACAGAGATTACTAACAACGAATACCGTCAATTTGTTTACTGGGTACGCGACTCAATTGCTGCAAAGAAATTGGGTTATGTAAAAAGTGGCTCTGATGGTAATGAGTATGTTGACTGGGCGAAAATGAAAACCCTGAAATGGAGCGACCCCAAAGTCGTAGAACAATTAGGTCAGACAGATTTGATCCTTTCTCCTGAAGATCGCATTTTCGGCAAAAAGGAAATCGATGCGTCTAAGCTGATCTACCACTCTGAGACATTTGATCTGAAAGAAGCTGCTAAAAGAGAAAATGCTGGTAAGGCTCGTTCTCAGTTCATAGTAAAGAAAGACGTTCGCATTTATCCAGATACTTTAGTTTGGATTCGTGACTTTGCGTATTCTTACAATGAGCCTATGACAAAGCGCTACTTCTCTCACCCTGCTTTTGGTAACTATCCAGTAGTAGGTGTGAACTGGCAGCAAGCAAATGCTTTCTGCGAGTGGAGAACGCATTTTTTAAATTCTTGGTTGGATGGAAAGAAAAGAGCTCAGGAGTCTGATTTCCGTCTTCCAACAGAAGCCCAGTGGGAATACGCTGCTCGCGGTGGCCGTTCCCAATCAATGTATCCTTGGGGTAACTATTATTTAAGAAACAAAAAAGGTTGTTTATTAGCTAACTTTAAGCCTGGACGTGGTAACTATCCTGAAGATGGTGGTTTCTATACAGTACGTGCTGACGCTTATTGGCCAAATGACTTTGGTTTATACTGTATGGCTGGAAACGTAGCAGAATGGACATCTTCTATTTATTATGAAGGTTCCTACACTTTCCAACATGATATGAACCCAGACGTTCGTTGGAACGCAAAAGATTCTGACCCTCCTAAAATGAAGCGCAAGGTAATTCGTGGCGGTAGCTGGAAAGATGTAGGTTATTACCTGCAAACTGGTACCCGCACTTACGAATACCAAGACACCACCAAATCTTACATCGGTTTCCGTACCGTGATTGACTTACCTGCACAGCAAGGTAAAAAGGGACGTAAATAATCTAAACTACATACTGTGTTATGAATAGAGGTCTGCAACTGCAGTCCTCTATTCATCCTAAAATTCATTTTATCTTTTTAAACCATCTATTCTAAAAGTAAAGTTTTATGGCAGCTGCTATTCCTCCTAAAGTGAGCAAAATCGTTGACGTATTTGTATCTATTGCCGCGGCAATCGTTATCTGGGGTGCATTAAGAAAGATCTTACACTCCCCTGACGCGGATATCTGGTTGAAAATCGGTTTGACCACAGAAGCCGTTGTATTCTTAGTTTATGGTATTCTTTATTTAAGATACCCTGCCATTGAAGCTGATCACGGCGGTGGTAAGTTAGCTGTAGCTCATGTACCTCATGCTACTGGTGCTCTTGACAAGGCATTAATGGATGCAGACATCACTCCAGCTAATCTGAACAGATTAAGCGAAAACTTTAAAAAATTAAACACTACTGTAAGCAACATGAACAACATTTCTGATGTTGTAGCTGCTACTGGTGATTATACTCAAAAAACAAGAGAAGTAACAAGTGCTTTAGCTCAGGTTAAAGATGCTTATGTAAATGCTGCTAATTCAGTTGGTGCTTTCAACCAAGCTGGAGAAGGTGCTAAACAATTCCACGATCAAATGCAAGTAATGACAAAGAATTTGTCTTCTTTGAATACGATCTATGAATTGGAATTACAAGAAAGCAACAACCACCTGAAGGCATTGAATGGTTTTTATGGTAAACTGGCTGAAACATCAAACGCTATGTTGACTAGCGCCGAAGATGCTAAGAAAGTACAAGAGCAAATTGGTCATTTGGCTAACAACCTGGGCCGTTTGAATAGCATCTATGGTAACATGCTGAGCGCTATGCAAGGCAGATAAGAATGATGGTATAAAACCAATAACTGATTTAAAAACCGATACAAAATACGTAATAGAATATGGCACTACCTGCAGAGCCGCGGCAGAAGATGATTAACCTGATGTATTTGGTGTTGACAGCCCTGTTAGCATTGAACGTATCAGCTGAGATCCTGAATGCCTTTAAAACGGTAGATAATAGCTTAGTTGCAACAAATAAAACAATTAATAGTTCCACTGAAACGATCATGGCTTCTTTTGAAGAAAAATTAAAAGAACCTGAGAGTGCTGCAAAAGCAGCAGAGTGGATGCCTAAAGCCCAACAAGCAGTTGCTTTGACCAAGGGTTTAAATGACTATATCCAAGGTTTAAAGCAAGACATTTTGAAGGGTGCTGGCTTTGATCCTGCTAAAAATGGTGACTCTACTTTTAAAGAAGATAACCAGGATGTAGCTACTCGTATCATGGTGGAAGAAGGCAAGGGCAAAGACTTGTACAACAAGTTGGCTGAATATAAAAAGCAAATGGCAGCCGTTGCTCCAGCTTTAGCAAACCAGATCAACAATTACATGCAGCAGATTGATCTGAGTGTACCTCATACAAAAAACAGTCATGGTGGTGCTAGTGGTAATAATACTTGGGAGGGTGCTTACTTCCGTATGGTACCTACAGTAGCAGCTCTTACTATGCTGAGTAAGTTTCAGAATGACGTAAAGACTTCTGAAAACAAAGTGGTTTCTTTATTCCACGAGCAAGTAGGTCAAGTTAAAGTACGTTACAACCAGTTTGCTGCTATCGTAGGTCAAAGCTCAAACTACTTAATGCCTGGCCAAGAATTAACAATAAATGCTGGGGTTGGTGCGTTTAGTACTGATGCTAAGCCACAAATCAGCATTGGTGGTGTAGGTGTACCAGTAAATGCTGAAGGTGTAGCTGAATGGAAAACAATGGCAAGTGCTATTGGTACCAGACAAGTTCCTGTAAACATTCAGTATATGGACCAGGATGGTAACATGAAAACAATTTCTAAGACCATTACCTATACTGTAGGTCAGGCTAACGCTTCAATTGCCCTTGATAAAATGAACGTTCTGTATGTAGGTATCGATAACCCAGTATCTATTGCTGCCAGTGGTGGTGGTGATGATAAAGTGCAGGCTTCAATTACTGGCGGCGGCGGTTCTTTAGTTAAAGTTGGCCCTGGTAAATACATCGCTAAAGTAAATAGCGTAACTGATGATTGTAAGATCACTGTGTCTGTTGATGGAAAAGTAGCTGGTGCTTCTATGTTCCGTGTACGTACCATTCCTACACCAGTAGCGACAATTGGTGGTTATGCTTCTGGTGAGAATGTAAACGCTGGAGCTTTCAAATCTCAGGCAGGTGTGGGTGCTTATATTAAAGATTTTCCTTTTGATCTGAAATATACTGTTACATCCTTTACGCTCACCGGTGATACAGAAGAAGGTGATCTTATTGAAGCTGCATGTACTGGTAATACTTGGAGTGCACAAGCAAGATCTCTGATCAACCGATTGAAGCCAGGTGCTACAATAACTGTTGATGGTATTCGTGCACTGGGACCTGATGGCAGAAGCATGAAATTGCCTTCATTGGTATATTATATCAAATAATTAAGCTTTATGAACATGAAA
This genomic interval from Flavisolibacter tropicus contains the following:
- a CDS encoding BamA/TamA family outer membrane protein, whose amino-acid sequence is MVHAALWAQDTSYQVHYTVVDSASQSNTPTLTTSFSSREGAAAYLTGLPTLLQAKGYISASVDNIRFDSAQAQVQLFLGQLYKWARLRTQPEDEVFLQGIRWSNAAFSNKPLLFSDWQSRQQQLLNYLEEAGYPFARIYLDSLSLDNQEVTALLKVEKGPLYKIDSIRVYGDVNVSNKFLQRYLNIENGSIYSKRKLAGISKRLAELPYITEEQPSTVSYLSTGSVLNLYLKPKKSSQVNLLAGFLPNSDPTASKKFQLTMDANIMLRNALGIGETIGLVWQKLQPQSQRLNLLYEHPYIFRSPLGMGFSFDMFRKDSTFLNMNMKLEAKYGVNEHQSASFFFLRQQSIVNGINVQQVQLYRQLPPEADVSSNNLGSSFTFNNTNYRYNPQRGNELLITASAGIKRIKKNNQILEIKDPNEPSFDYSRLYDTVKLKTYQFRVTATAAHFFPLGKQSALKTAINGGVFNSGNIFRNELFQIGGYRLLRGFDEESQYVSQYAVGTLEYRYLIGQNSNFFAFVDGGWGQPGPNMGKGHTYVGTGLGLSFETKAGLFNLAWALGKRDDTELNLRQSKIHFGFVNYF
- a CDS encoding DUF4271 domain-containing protein, yielding MRFYLFILSFSLSLGAWGQADSLKRTDSIVAAKDTLVRQDTVKADTTTIQPVAVEPPYIRFDTVLYKKHPYFQIENPIRFIAPKHEWHGKDALFYACIGLLLFFAFVRNAFQRYLQDLFRLFFRTTLKQRQVKEQLMASPLPSLLLNILFILSGGLFITILLQYYGLGKDYNFWQLLLYAAAGLGVIYLVKFITLKLCGWLFRLKDATDSYTFIVFTTNKVLGIVWLPFIIIMVFTSGLTQHLFITAALIITGGAFLYRFFLSYATIHKGVKINAFHFILYLCAFEIVPLLLINKLLFTYLS
- a CDS encoding uroporphyrinogen-III synthase produces the protein MVKNEVSKPTSASTKARKKILITQPRPESDKSPYFDLTRKYNVDLHFQPFIKLEPISAKDFRKQKIDIAAHTGVILTSRNAIDHFFRMCEEMRITVSQDTKYFCITEAVALYLQKFILYRKRKVFYGADGSNKSLFDAINKHKNNEKLLYVCSENQQDSEITGWLKSNNCDFSLAYMYRTVSSDVKEILDQNSYDVICFFTPSGVKSLFDNVPKFKQNGTVIGAFGNNTSKAVEEAGLELGIKAPQPQAPSMVAALDQYLAAQTKKK
- a CDS encoding SUMF1/EgtB/PvdO family nonheme iron enzyme, with translation MKMKNQYFTLFALASISLAGCGIIGKKDKGGSLPNDGQLHGISPGSKYVLPKPPGMVYIPQGTFHMGPSDEDPSYAFSARNRSVSISGFWMDATEITNNEYRQFVYWVRDSIAAKKLGYVKSGSDGNEYVDWAKMKTLKWSDPKVVEQLGQTDLILSPEDRIFGKKEIDASKLIYHSETFDLKEAAKRENAGKARSQFIVKKDVRIYPDTLVWIRDFAYSYNEPMTKRYFSHPAFGNYPVVGVNWQQANAFCEWRTHFLNSWLDGKKRAQESDFRLPTEAQWEYAARGGRSQSMYPWGNYYLRNKKGCLLANFKPGRGNYPEDGGFYTVRADAYWPNDFGLYCMAGNVAEWTSSIYYEGSYTFQHDMNPDVRWNAKDSDPPKMKRKVIRGGSWKDVGYYLQTGTRTYEYQDTTKSYIGFRTVIDLPAQQGKKGRK
- the gldL gene encoding gliding motility protein GldL; the encoded protein is MAAAIPPKVSKIVDVFVSIAAAIVIWGALRKILHSPDADIWLKIGLTTEAVVFLVYGILYLRYPAIEADHGGGKLAVAHVPHATGALDKALMDADITPANLNRLSENFKKLNTTVSNMNNISDVVAATGDYTQKTREVTSALAQVKDAYVNAANSVGAFNQAGEGAKQFHDQMQVMTKNLSSLNTIYELELQESNNHLKALNGFYGKLAETSNAMLTSAEDAKKVQEQIGHLANNLGRLNSIYGNMLSAMQGR
- the gldM gene encoding gliding motility protein GldM, with the translated sequence MALPAEPRQKMINLMYLVLTALLALNVSAEILNAFKTVDNSLVATNKTINSSTETIMASFEEKLKEPESAAKAAEWMPKAQQAVALTKGLNDYIQGLKQDILKGAGFDPAKNGDSTFKEDNQDVATRIMVEEGKGKDLYNKLAEYKKQMAAVAPALANQINNYMQQIDLSVPHTKNSHGGASGNNTWEGAYFRMVPTVAALTMLSKFQNDVKTSENKVVSLFHEQVGQVKVRYNQFAAIVGQSSNYLMPGQELTINAGVGAFSTDAKPQISIGGVGVPVNAEGVAEWKTMASAIGTRQVPVNIQYMDQDGNMKTISKTITYTVGQANASIALDKMNVLYVGIDNPVSIAASGGGDDKVQASITGGGGSLVKVGPGKYIAKVNSVTDDCKITVSVDGKVAGASMFRVRTIPTPVATIGGYASGENVNAGAFKSQAGVGAYIKDFPFDLKYTVTSFTLTGDTEEGDLIEAACTGNTWSAQARSLINRLKPGATITVDGIRALGPDGRSMKLPSLVYYIK